Within the Montipora foliosa isolate CH-2021 chromosome 11, ASM3666993v2, whole genome shotgun sequence genome, the region CTGCCCACAAGGAGGTGAATTTGTCTCTTATTCAAGAGGCGCAGAAGAAGAAACAAATGAAGCAGGTAATTTTCCCTGACTACATGTAATAGTTACTGCTTAGGTAAGGTAAAgctaaagtctgctacgagcctagaaggcccatcaggccggcgcttatctccggtttctgtagcatgaagtgactaggagtatttctactcccccctggataggatgctagtccatcgcagggttacccccagcattagatttgctggtacccatttatacacctgggtggagagaggcaccatgacagtaaagtgtcttgcccaagaacacaacacaatgtccccggccaggactcgaacctggaccactcgatccggagttgagcacactgaccatgaggccaccgcgcctccctgcttaggttggtttttttttccactaTATCATTATTATACATGCACTGTAGTGTCTTGGTTTGACCACTGTGTAATAAGGTGAACAGAGAATAtttactttgttgttgttgttgtttttggaaGAATTTCTTTGCAATGAAATAACGAATCTCTTATTTGATGGTTTGGCAGATATTCGGAAATTTTGCTTGTTGTCTTTTCAGTGCTTGAACAGGTGGGAGGgcaggggaggggggggggtgggggtagggTAATGGCTCAGTAGTGAGGGAACTTGCCTTCCATCAATGTAGCCTGGGAATCATTCCCAGACTCAACATCATTTTTTACCACGATTGCTTGTTAtcttgcaatatgattggctaatttgccattgtcgataagaggctagacaacgctgcttgcATCATGCCCGACGCAAGCAGCATCCACAACACTTTGACCACTGTTGAGagtacagacaatgctgaacTACTTTtgatttgtcaaattttgtgggTTAAGTTTATTGGTTAGACCTCTACTCTGCGCTGAGAGCATAGTCTCTGAGTGCCCCAGTTTTGTCGTCTCGTCAAAAAACCTAtgtttgatttgacttgatccAGCTTAATTTCATGTGTTTTAATTTGATCTTTATTATAAATATCTCTTAATAActcattgacacctcaaacgccctaggacgcaCCCAGTTGACAAGTTAAATTTAATCGTCTTGCATTAGatcacagagtaaaatctgttaaatgTCACTCCTAGGGATCAATGGGTTAGCTTGCCTAATTTTCAATGCATGTGAAGAGCCAAACCATTGACCCATTGATCCCTTAATGGATTTTcctctaacgccagatgattttacccGTCAATGGGAGGCGTCCTAGGgagtttgaggtgtgaatgtccccattaactaagaataataattatttgcaaTATTAACTGCCGACccgttggctcagttggttgaacattGGACTAGTGCGTGGGAGGTCATGTGTTAGACCCCAGTCATACCAACAagcagggtctttaaataactgaggagaaagttctgccttttaattacatccacaaatggttagactttcaagtcttctctgtAAGGACCATAAACTGTAGGCcgatctcacaacccttgttcataaactctgtgggatgttaaaggtCCCACATGCAATTTGACAAGAGCAAGGTGGTGCTATGGTCTGGCCTGAATGAGTCCCCAATTAGCaccatttaagcaatagaggacgttttctgtgtttccattgccttatctaaacacgagggggagttgggagaattcgagacagttatgcaaacccgagacgcagttgAGGCTTTGCATAACTCAGtgttgagaattctcccaacttccgcAAGTCCCTTGGGGAAAAACTGatcatacatgtagttgttttaCCCAGGtaaagcattatttttagcCATTGTAAGATGCTTAACAGTTCCACGATAAATATAAATAGAAAATTCACTTTACTGAAGCAACTGTGACCATGATGTAGGTAACTAACTATTCTTCTTGATATAACACAGACACAGATAGAAATCCAAAAAGCTCTGAAGGAAGACCCAACTGTTTATGAATATGATGCTGTTTATgataaaatggaagaaaaaaagaaagctgcTAACTTCAAAGATCCAGAAAAAGACAGAAAGGTAGGCTCCAAAACAGTATAATATTGGAAAAATTaataggagcaaggatggcacagtcggtcaGTGACcagccttggtgcaagaggtcctgagtttgatcccaggatctcacatccttgtttcaacttctttcctttcagtgtagcttaaATAAGtacctttaaccctttcagccccgatagtgccaaatggcacttatagattttactctgtctaacgccagacgattttactcgtcaatggggaacccctcagggcttaaagggttaagctaacagcgtgaaaaaactatgtccctgtttaaccctttcagccccgatagtgccaaatggcacttatagattttactctgtctaacgccagacgattttactcgtcaatggggaacccctcggggcttaaagggttaaataccAGTAAAACGGAGCGCTGATGAAGAGGGGGGAGTGAAATGAGTTCACCgttgacctcaggtttgtcagttgaattactctTAAGAGTTATCGACATTAAAGATGGTTGCTTTGTTTATTAATTGTTGGGGCCACAAATTTTATTCCATGTGTGAAAGCATGATGATATTACATCAATCAAGCCAACTCTCTTGGGTGTAATTGGCTACGACCTGCCAACATAGTCCAAACAGCATCATTGCTTTGATGACCTCAGTTGACTGTAGACCCGTGTCTTGTCTGCTTTGATTTAAAACCATTGTCTTGTGCCCTAGCTACTTGTAGCCATGTCCACTTTAATGTTATTTGTGTGTATGTGCTGTGCAATGGTTGAATGACAGGGAAAGTTCTAGTTGCCAAACTGAATGTCAAGTACAAAATAGCTGCCATAACGGAGGATGATGTTGGCCTTCCTTTGGTGAATTGACCTGCCCCAATCTTATCCCTGGCCTTCTGGGACAAATAGACACTGTCACCAACttccaatagaccattttcaaattctcaAGCTGGACTCGacctagcatgaaatggaggctaatgcaggcaaattaatttgtgtttgaaaagatttgcccgcattagcctccatttcatgctatatccagtccagccgtgagaatttgaaaatggcctattcgatAAGTTGTATCACCTATCATtaaatttctttaatatttgagttataataattttatttgttgGCTTGGTGGCAGCTGACCAAATTGACGTGGACAAGCATGATTTTGCTTTATCAGATGCAGTTGCATGATGTGTTTTATTGAATTTTCTTTTGTAACTGGTATGTGTTTTTATAGAGTTTTCCTAAAAAATGGGAAGCTTATGGAAGAGTAAGTGCTTAAAAACAAACTTGACAAACTTCTGAGGATACGGGGTGTCAGGACTTCATAACAATATAGTCCCATACAGGGTATGAGGTCATGGTCTGTTGTGTATTTTCtggtgtttgatatttttgtggTTTTGGATATCTCCAGCCTAAGTACATGGAAGGACTGCTTAAGTCTGCTGCAGCCAGGAAGAGAGAGTATGAGCGAACAGTGGAGCGCCAAGTGCAGAAAGAGAGGGAAAAAGAACAGGGTGAATTTGATGACAAAGAAGCCTTCGTTACAGAAGCGTATCCTTTGAAAATTCCTCAATGCCTATGTGCGGCATGTTTTATGAAATGATGCAGAATATATTATTTTTGAGAGTCACGTATTGAAGCTTTGGATATGAAACGATTTTCCTTGTGCAAAAAAAAGTAGAGCAGCAATAGCAGAAACTGGTCTTCTTTTTAATATACAGCTGGTGCCGCTGCTGATGCTGCCATTGCCACTGCTGCTGCCTCCAAGAAAGTCTGAACTCGAACCCCATGGTATGTGCAAAACGAAGATTAAAGCCTACATATGAAAGACCCGGGAAACAAAAACCCGCCCAGAAAAAATAACATATCAAACAGCAAGTTACGTTATTCCTGTTGTTATTCTATTGTCTGCAGTGGCCACAGGGTTTTCCATACACCCTGGCTAGTATGTGGAAAAGGAATACCCCTAGGAAAAAGTAGAATATCTAACAGTGACCAGCAAAAACAGTCCATTCCTGTTGTTTGCCTTGGAGCCCAAGTCACTTCTGGTGAAGTAACGCAGGGTCTTGTTTGGTTTCCCGCCTACCGGTCTCACCGTTTGGGTGCGAGAAAAGTCCTCTTGAAAAATTTCCTGAAATGACTCACAGGCTATTGTGAACAACAGGAATACCGTGATATGCGATGTACTGCTCTATTTTTGCTGCGGTATCTTCGTTTTTTCGTCTTAAATATTCGGTCATCGATCTTCGACGTCTCGAACCTTAGTTGCTTCAATAACTGTCATAACTGCGATGAAGTAAGAAAATCGTTTTATATTCCATTTCCAATGACTTTCATTTAATTTCCATCATACTCAAACCTCTTTTGAACCTAAAAAACGAATTCGCAATCAACCCGTTCCCAGGTGGCAGTGGTTGCTCAATGACAGTGGGCAGCACAATAGAGAAGACGAGTTCTAAGATTTGCGCAGCCCTGCGTGCTCAACTCCTCCCGGCAAGTTAATCTGTGGCAACTTCAATATCGTCCCCAGAgcccacttttcttttggttagCACCAAGAATACGGACTCTGGCCAGTTCCAAGGCAGGAGGTCCGCAAATAACAGACTTCCGGCACGTCCACGCACGCtaagaaatttgaaacaacagtggtcgtcaacggttacaaaaatggaccttcactacgactgcgcataaattggaaatGGCTAGAGTCCgtattcttggtgctgaccaaaagaaaagcggactctggggacgataTTGCGATGACTTTACATCGAAAAGTCGAAGCGGAAAGTGCGAGTTTGTCAAAAGGGAAATTGCGTTTGcttttcttgaaaacatgttcatTCAAAACTGGCGACGAATTGAGAACTTCATCCCAAACTAATACGGGAAAACAAACAATCGGATATGCTGCATGTATTGTCTAGGACAAAATTCCCCCAAGTCTTAAAAAACTAAACATATACCAATTCTCAAAACAATTGAAACCTTATCTACTGTCAGAACATAGTTAAACGTAACTTAAGAATATATCCTTTCTCTCTTATTACATTGTACTTTTAAAACTGCTTCTTTTAAAATAGATTCTACCTCAATTTTCTTTACAACTTTAAACTCTGGATAACTGGCTAGaaaatcttaaaattatttCAGCTCCAGGCTAAATCAAGTACAAACAAATATtatcttttctttatttatgtatgtatgtagtaATTAAGTACAAGGCGAATAAAGGCGTTATTCATTCATTACATAATAATAGTATTTTTTGCAGACTGGAACTCGTATTATACGCTTACCTAAATACGTTGAGAACGAGTTCGAGAACAAGTTTAAGTTGTACTTTCTCTCGTACTCGCACCCGTTGCCGATGCTAACAGTCTCTAATGGTGCGGTCATAGTCTCGACTCTCGTTTTTAGCCGGGGTTTTCATGTTAAGCAAATACATTAGTCTCTTgccgaaaacaaaatcaaaatttatCTGTTTATAGTACTTTAGCTTTGTTATGAAAGGACTACTTTTATGGACACCTTAACCAAATTTTCACCAGATTCCGTAGGAAAATGCAAGAACAGGCAGAGGAGGAAGAGAGACTAAGGCGACAAGAAGCTATTGACTGTAAGTTCTTGGGCCCATTTGTTAAAAACCTATGAACACTGGAGCGGGTTTCaatttagagcgagtttcaatcgagtgtcgtaataattactttggccaatcgaaaatggcgcgagaactttcaaccaatcactgagtgaagtaaatgcagaaccaaagcaattcgctaattactttggacactcaattgaaaaccgctctagcgaattactttggtttatgattactacactcagtgattgattcaaagttctcgcgccactttttcaaccaatcgtggctcgcgcgtgcacattttcccgcgctttgtgtcggctacgtgtaattacttcgagttttgattggtttactggattgtctccgtcctttttgattggcgaaagtaattacttcggttttgGTTCTACGACACTTGaatgaaactcgctctaatccGCAATTAAATACCTACCGAGATTTGTATTTTCCCCCTTAATTAAAAAAGCCTTAACCGTGTAGTTTGTTATAGGACAACAGATGTCTGCGTCAAAATTGAAGGCTAAAATCTTGTAGAAACTTTTTTATCGGTATACTGCAATTGAGGGTTTTAGGGAATGACATGGCAAGAGATATACCAATCCTCCTTTActtgctaaaaaaaaattcaataagtACATTGCTAGGTTTAGCAGATATGTCTTAGTATTGAGAAAACTCAGTTTGTCTTCCACCAGTGTGGCCGGGcgttactaaaccacgaaacagcgaaacgaaacactaaaacACCGAAACAAGACTTCTTTGTATTCAGATCAACAACTGCTGAATTTGCTCACTTGTGAGTTTCGatgttcgagaaaaaaaaaagtagaaagaaaTAGCTGTTTcagtgtttcgtggtttagtaatgcctagtgtggcccgggttcaaagCCAGTTCTTGCGCTTGCTCCGAGTTTTTTTTATCCGATTACCCCTGCTTAATAAAGTAGACTCCACTAAGTAGTTTTGCCATTGGTAGTTTGCAACGAATGTCTTGGAGACCGAGGTGACAGCGGTGTAATGTCATGTAATGTAAATATGCTGGTTGGGAGTGATATTTTTGATTTCATCCACCAACATAATAGCGATGACTCGAGGAAACGTGAAATTGAAAACCATAAATGCAGGATTTCTAGAGCTTTCAGTGGGCTAATGTAGACTTGGCTGAGTTAAAAGTTTGAAATGAAAGACTCTTTCATTAAACTGAGTTTCTCTTTTTCAGCTTCCAATGATGTGACGAAGCAGGAAGACTTGAGTTTGTTTTACCGTAATCTTTTGAATCGCAATGTTTCACTGGGAGGATCTTTCACTGCCGATGATTcaacaaaaattaacaaagacagCGATGATAACGATAGTAAACCGAAAGCAGCAAAAGGAGGTCAAGAAACTCGAGATAGCAACAGAAAAGAAACACGGGAAGAAGATCGGGAAGACGACCAAAGACGTTCCAGGCATCACAACCAATCACGGGAAGACCGAAGACACAGGACGAAGAGTCCGCCTCTCCGTTCGAGACATCACGAACCTGCCTTTCGGAAACGAAGGGACACGGAAAGTGATGACGAACAAAAAACAAGGTCATCAGATTCTTCCGACAATGAAAGAAGGCGACAAAGAGGAGATCGTAAGGATACAGAACACCGTAGACATTCAAG harbors:
- the LOC137975687 gene encoding nuclear speckle splicing regulatory protein 1-like, whose protein sequence is MGEPKRYGLIIRGKKAVNNPLKKLAAFGDDSSDDEDSAHKEVNLSLIQEAQKKKQMKQTQIEIQKALKEDPTVYEYDAVYDKMEEKKKAANFKDPEKDRKPKYMEGLLKSAAARKREYERTVERQVQKEREKEQGEFDDKEAFVTEAFRRKMQEQAEEEERLRRQEAIDSSNDVTKQEDLSLFYRNLLNRNVSLGGSFTADDSTKINKDSDDNDSKPKAAKGGQETRDSNRKETREEDREDDQRRSRHHNQSREDRRHRTKSPPLRSRHHEPAFRKRRDTESDDEQKTRSSDSSDNERRRQRGDRKDTEHRRHSSHSERRQSKHEDHRSDRNRSYDDFEESNRKREHGINQSSGKNEKSKKTEALDTEVIQERKTVKEKSSEETISKFAKRSTEETVMSAKERYLARKRARDDGKSTTRNDDSDD